The Megalobrama amblycephala isolate DHTTF-2021 linkage group LG10, ASM1881202v1, whole genome shotgun sequence DNA segment CCATCAAAAGAGTGCTTGATCGTCATTGGCCAGTCATTTTTACTCACTCAATGCAATAGGGCTTCAGTATTTCAGGAGAAAGAGGTTTCCCCATAGCTTCAGCTACTGATGCAACGTCTTGTTCCTATCCTCTCAACTCCACCCCCTTAGGATGTGAGGGAAGGATGCAAGGAAAGAAAATGAAGACGGAGGAATCAAAGGaaattattggtattttggaaCATTCTTGATCACCCAAGCATCACTTCAGCAACATCAGCTGCGCTCAAGGAAATGCCCTTATGTTTGGtcatttcaaaaattcataataaataataataaaagaagatgttaaacataattaaacataaataaaaattattgtgACCGATGTGAAGGTGGATGAGAATTCATGTGCATTTGGTTTTTCGAcaagaaagacttccgcaaaggatacACTTATGCATCTTCGCTCATAGCTCCTCTGAAGGCTTCCTCACTCCTCATTCCTCCTCTCCTCGTGGTGCAAttagaattgagatgtccttcaagacaGCTTTCTTTGATTGGTTTCTGGGTCACAGGCTGGAGGATGGAAGAGGGATGAAATAAGGAAGCATCAATTTGAGTATTGAGAAGCACCTCGCAaatgtttagggtgccatttgggacagggcctatgTGAACTAGCAATCTTGTCACTGGCAACAATTAGTTCACCAGAAGATGGAACTATTATGCTAAACTCAAATATTTCTCAAAGTGCACCTGTTGATGGCACCTGTGAATAGGAATCAAATGATTGGCCATGATAaagctttaaatattttagcTGTGATTTTGGAGTATAGCCTTTAACCTGAAAGTCATGTGAACCAACTGGTGTATAAAACTAGGGGAATGTCAAAGGGAGAAGACAAATAGTGCTTTCCCACCCACCGCCACACTCACACCCATACTGACCTTAGCCACCTCTTGGTGTTCTTCCCCCAGATGTCTTAAGTCTTAAATCCTATTAGTCAAGGTTTCTCACAgccattaaatgtaattttcccAATTTCTGTAGATTGTTTCATCATTTAAATGAGCTGAGAGAGTATTTGGCCAAAAGTCACACtgctatatatacatataatatcagaacatataaaaaataaaagaaaaaaaagtataacacTGTATAAGTGGaataatttttcataaaatcttgtattccaataaaaaaaatatatttgtgtaataGATCTTTATTAATAATATCTCAATAAATGCACACATTATACAACTGTTTCTGAGCACATCTCTGCTATGAATTTATATGTATCAGACAAACAAGATGACATAGTCCATGCCAAACATGACAAAGTCTAATCTTGTTCTCTTCCAGTGTGTCACCTCACTCTCAGCCACCTCAAACTCATGCCCCACTGCAAATCATCCATGGCAAGGCCAACCTTCCAGTCGTGACCCTGCTTTCatgagaacaaataaaaaacgGAAGTTTAGCAGTAGGGTTTAAGGTTGAATCAACTGGGGTTTGATTTTTCAACCATGCCTTTGGGGCCAATTTGACACGTAGCTTAGGTAATTTTGAGATTTACTACTTCTTGTTTTGTATTTGATATCATAGCTTGACAAGATGAACAGTTGAGTTCATGATATGCCTTCAATTTATGTCTTTTCTAAGGGGACAAATCTGAACAAagagagcatataaaatactgTAGGCATTTGTTTTACTACATAGCACTTGCATTGAAGGACATTTTCCAGTCCTTGGTTATTTTATTCTGACTTTgctttaattcatttaaagatAAATTGAAATTTGAATGTGAATatcaaaatacacatttcaatTTAATAGCTCTATAACAGTGAGTTGCCCTTATTGTCTAACCTATCAAATTACATGGTGTAAATTGTAGGAGGAATTCGCTTCAACTCATAATTAACAAGGTGTCAAGGGGAGTTTTTATTTTGATCTTGATTTTCACAAATAAGATGTCAATGAGGTGCTTCATTGAAACCACAGCAAAGAGAAGTGCATCAGAAAAAGCTATCACCAATAAATAGacttttaattagtttttttagtCAACTTTTAAAGGGCCTCAGTTTTGTCACTGTGTTTTACTGTAGGGTTGGCACTTTTGCAGATGGGACGGTAGCTGGCAAGTATTTGTTTATAAACCCTACTTGTTTGGGTACAATACTTGAACTAACTTCTATTCAGCAAACAGTGTGAATCCATGCAAAGCCTTTTCCCAAAGTCCTTTTGAAGGCGACAGCCCATTgaaggaggaggagagaggGATTAGCGTCTTCAGCAGCAGTGCATTTCCGAGGGAGCTGATTAGCTCGCCATTCATTGTTAAATCGAGCAAAGGAAGGCCCTAGAGGACTGAAAAGAGCCAAATAGGTGGGCCTGGAATAAAACATCCACAGGAAGCCCAACACAGGCTACATGAAGTTttcccaacattttttttttttctcccgaGATGGCAGCATGAAAAAGGAGATTAGCATACAAAATTAGATGCTAGATGATTTGTGGGGCGACTTGGTTCATGTTTTCCCTCTGTCTCAACAAAGTTAATTAAACTAGTCTTAAACAGTAAAGAAACATCCAAGCGCAAAAGCATTGGGAGTGCTTTGAGGATTACCAAGACAGAAAAGAAGGCATTTGTGAAGAAGAAATTGAGAGAGGCGTGAAGGAAGGAAGACTATAATTAAATGCTCTCTCTCATTGTCTCTCTGCCCCAGGGTTATGTGACATCAAgctgaagaatacagaaagaaAAGGGTTATATATGCCCAAGACAAAGAAATCATTAGGTTTGACCAACGGTCTACggtaaataatttaattttacaatGTGTGGGACGGATCTTTCATTTTTTACgctaaaaatgtcattattattatcattactatGAAGCATATTTATTTCTGAGCAAAGGAAATTAGCAGAGGATGTTTTACTACACAAACAACAAGTGGCTCAGTTAATTCAGATGCTTTCATCTAacctaaatgaatgaaaacattaaaagatGATACCtattacataattttaattatgaaagcaaaataaaaaaaaaacacatagaaAGAAACTATCATAGAAAAACAGCACTATAGTATCTGTGCAATAAATTAACAATATACAAAGTGCTTCCTCTTATTTACAGTTCATATACAGTATCAGGGTAAAACTATTATCAGAATGCTAAAAACAGACAAGAAATGATTCTGATGGCAGCTGGAGAAGTGGCCCGAATCGTGAATTCAAAACTCCTTTAAAAATGATCAATCCAATAAATTATCCATCAAAGTACATCACTGTTGGTGAATGAAAAGGTTATTCACAGTCTATTGTGCTATATATTGGTTAGATGCGGTGTTCAGTGCTATCTTACAATGTATACAGGAGTCATTTTGAAATGCTTAGGTGAAATAATACAGAtcaaatatgcatttaaagTATCAGCTCTGGACATCTAGGTGTCCATTAAAGCATTCAGATGGACCTTTGAGCTCATGAAATGTATTCAAGCTCAGGGTGTATTCTGAGACAAAAACATCTGCTTAACTTCTAGACCGCCGTAGCGAACAGTTCAGGACATTTAGTGCTTCTTCTTCAGCCGATAGCTTTTCCTGCGGCTGGCACTATCGTTCGTGACCCGTTTGGTCCTCTTCACACAGTAGTACTTTGTGACAGTTTTGCGGCACTGCTCGCATTTTACAGCACAACACCAGTGGAACTTGCAGTTGCAGCTAGACACCGTCTCGGCCCTGCGTTCCTCCACAGCCAGACCGCACTCTCCGCACAGCCGCTTGCAGCTACGCTTCTCCCATTTGCTCAGATTCTTGCCCTTCCTCAAGCACTCACGGCCCTCCGTGCCTGGCAAGCCCAGAGTGCGGTTCTCCAAGCAGTAGTCGGGGGAATCCTCCAAGTGCACCAGCTCTTTACGCGAGATGGAGCTGAAGGTCTCCGCGATCGCTCCGCGGCTGGCTGCGCTGTTCCCCGCGCCCCGCAGCAGGTCCACCTTCACGGCCCTGTGATATTTCTCCTTTAGGTAGTTGCCCACCTCTCGAAACTCCGGCAACTGCAGCCAGCAGGTCTGAGTGGTGCAGCTGCCAGACACTCCATGGCACTTGCACGTCCTCTGCATGGTTCCTTTCACTGCCTGGTTGAAGAGAGGATCTCATGTTAAAGAACGCACTCATTCATGCATTCTAGGAGGCAAATGTTCATGTTTCAAAACATTCTAATTAGGATTGAACTCATCAGTCGAAATATACAATGCGCTCTTTAGTAGGCACCCTATACATCCACTTAAACAAGCAGAAGGAAACTGTGAGTTAAGAGGAAGCGGTTCAAGGTTCAAGTCTGGGGTATTCTCTTCGCTTGGTGGTCGTACTAGAATTCCTGACTTCGGCTGAAACAAACAGCTGTCCTTTAAAAAGGAACGCCTCTTTTCTCATTCACTCGGCGTAAGACGCAGAATCAGGGTTTCACATCGAGCTAGATTGTTAAGCGCAGGAAAGGGGTGTATTTATTTTGCATAGCCATTGTCAACATGTTTTCTGTCATAGGCAGACCCAGTGGCAAGTCCATTGAGGAGGAAGTGAAAAAGAATTCTTTCACATTTTTTCAGTTACAATGATGCTCCAGGTGCCAATGAATTGACAAAACCTGCAGACGGGGCACAGACAGGATAAACAAAGAGCACTTGAGCCACATGGCTGTGATCCCCGTGGCTCTCTCAAGTACAACAAAGACCAACATAAATGTAAGATCCTTATTGCAAGAATAAAACTAAACACTTATTTGGGAAGCAACAGAATACAGAACCTTTGCAATGTGCGGACCCCTAGGTCGTCTAATTAAGTTTGCACCACTGATCCCAAGAATCTCAAGTTAAGGCCTCGTCATAAAGGACATTCACAGGCTGTAAATAGGCCCTTCTGGTACAGCGCACACTCTATTGGGAGAACGAGTGGCACCTTGCTTATGGGGCCGTGAATGAAACTCTTGGGTGGTAAGCTATCATTAGAAGCACTGAAAAATGATTCAAAAGCCACTTTGCAAGCTGTTGGTGGCCAGCGGACATGCCTGAATTTTAGGCCCCAACCAGCACAGATGACTTCATTTACCTTGCGTCCTACTTCGTTGTTATGCAGGTTCATGGCGGCTCGTGCGTCCTGTCCGGTTTCCAGCGCATCCACGAACTGCTTGGAGATCGCCTCTCCGAATCCGACATTATCGCTGCAGCCTCCCCATAGCCATCCCTGACCACCTGAGATGACAGCAGAATGATGTTTTTGCTAGGCTAAATTAAAAATTTCTACTTTTATTGAAATTACTTTTCTGCATTAATGGCACAATATTGATAACCACATCAAATTATTT contains these protein-coding regions:
- the wnt8b gene encoding protein Wnt-8b; the protein is MFMHLEFYYYAFILMAHMKSCCSWSVNNFLMTGPKAYLIYSSSVAAGAQSGIEECKYQFAWDRWNCPERALQLSTHSGLRSANRETAFFHAISSAGVMYTLTRNCSLGDFDNCGCDDTRNGQRGGQGWLWGGCSDNVGFGEAISKQFVDALETGQDARAAMNLHNNEVGRKAVKGTMQRTCKCHGVSGSCTTQTCWLQLPEFREVGNYLKEKYHRAVKVDLLRGAGNSAASRGAIAETFSSISRKELVHLEDSPDYCLENRTLGLPGTEGRECLRKGKNLSKWEKRSCKRLCGECGLAVEERRAETVSSCNCKFHWCCAVKCEQCRKTVTKYYCVKRTKRVTNDSASRRKSYRLKKKH